One segment of Penaeus chinensis breed Huanghai No. 1 chromosome 14, ASM1920278v2, whole genome shotgun sequence DNA contains the following:
- the LOC125032342 gene encoding vegetative cell wall protein gp1-like, protein MGILVLEKGSSCNGQQAENSNFKEILHIALEYTDTLVNLRHKTNRLPYTLTELLSPPKSLQVPQVPPGPPGPSRSLQVPQVPPGPPRSLQVPPIPPGPPRSLQVPPIPSRSLQVPPSPPGPPRSLQVPPNPSKSLQVPPSPPGPPRSLQVPPIPSNSLQVPPGPSKSPRSPQVPPGPSNSPRSPQVPPGPSNSLQFPPSPSMSLQVPQVPPGPSRSLQVPQVPPGPSRSLQFPQVPPGPSRSLQIPPNPSKSLQVPQVPPGPSRSLQFPPIPSKSLQVPPSPPGPPRSLQVPPIPPGPPRSLQVPPIPSNSLQVPPGPSKSPRSPQVPPGPSKSPRSPQVPPGPSNSPRSPQVPPGPSKSLQVPPGPSKSPRSPQVPPGPSNSLQFPPSPSRSLKVPQVPPGPSRSLQIPPGPSKSLQVPSNPSKSLQVPSNPSKSLQIPPSSSRSLQVPPGPSRSLQVPPNPSRSLQVPTSPSRSLQVPTSPSRSLQVPPGPWNETIPIVRPGKNGVARETQE, encoded by the coding sequence AGACTTCCTTACACACTAACAGAACTTCTAAGTCCCCCCAAGTCCCTCCAAGTCCCCCAGGTCCCTCCAGGTCCCCCAGGTCCCTCCAGGTCCCTCCAAGTCCCCCAGGTCCCCCCAGGTCCCCCCAGGTCCCTCCAGGTCCCTCCAATTCCCCCAGGTCCCCCCAGGTCCCTCCAGGTCCCTCCAATTCCCTCCAGGTCCCTCCAGGTCCCTCCAAGTCCCCCAGGTCCCCCCAGGTCCCTCCAGGTCCCTCCAAATCCCTCCAAGTCCCTCCAGGTCCCTCCAAGTCCCCCAGGTCCCCCCAGGTCCCTCCAGGTCCCTCCAATTCCCTCCAATTCCCTCCAAGTCCCTCCAGGTCCCTCCAAGTCCCCCAGGTCCCCCCAGGTCCCTCCAGGTCCCTCCAATTCCCCCAGGTCCCCCCAGGTCCCTCCAGGTCCCTCCAATTCCCTCCAATTCCCTCCAAGTCCCTCCATGTCCCTCCAAGTCCCCCAGGTCCCCCCAGGTCCCTCCAGGTCCCTCCAAGTCCCCCAGGTCCCCCCAGGTCCCTCCAGGTCCCTCCAATTCCCCCAGGTCCCCCCAGGTCCCTCCAGGTCCCTCCAAATCCCTCCAAATCCCTCCAAGTCCCTCCAAGTCCCCCAGGTCCCCCCAGGTCCCTCCAGGTCCCTCCAATTCCCTCCAATTCCCTCCAAGTCCCTCCAGGTCCCTCCAAGTCCCCCAGGTCCCCCCAGGTCCCTCCAGGTCCCTCCAATTCCCCCAGGTCCCCCCAGGTCCCTCCAGGTCCCTCCAATTCCCTCCAATTCCCTCCAAGTCCCTCCAGGTCCCTCCAAGTCCCCCAGGTCCCCCCAGGTCCCTCCAGGTCCCTCCAAGTCCCCCAGGTCCCCCCAGGTCCCTCCAGGTCCCTCCAATTCCCCCAGGTCCCCCCAGGTCCCTCCAGGTCCCTCCAAATCCCTCCAAGTCCCTCCAGGTCCCTCCAAGTCCCCCAGGTCCCCCCAGGTCCCTCCAGGTCCCTCCAATTCCCTCCAATTCCCTCCAAGTCCCTCCAGGTCCCTCAAAGTCCCCCAGGTCCCCCCAGGTCCCTCCAGGTCCCTTCAAATCCCTCCAGGTCCCTCCAAGTCCCTCCAGGTCCCTTCAAATCCCTCCAAGTCCCTCCAGGTCCCTTCAAATCCCTCCAAGTCCCTCCAAATCCCTCCAAGTTCCTCCAGGTCCCTCCAGGTCCCTCCAGGTCCCTCCAGGTCCCTCCAAGTCCCTCCAAATCCCTCCAGGTCCCTCCAAGTCCCTACGAGTCCCTCCAGGTCCCTCCAAGTCCCTACGAGTCCCTCCAGGTCCCTCCAGGTCCCTCCAGGTCCCTGGAATGAAACCATACCCATCGTACGACCAGGTAAGAACGGCGTCGCCAGAGAGACCCAGGAATAA